One window of Deltaproteobacteria bacterium genomic DNA carries:
- a CDS encoding aminotransferase class V-fold PLP-dependent enzyme, with translation MTNSTDHLVETIRNSIVGSDAAIDVPYGLRRVTYADYTASGRSLSFIEDFIRNEVMPLYANTHTETSGTGLQTTRFREDAREMIHKAVGGAEDDLVIFCGSGATAAINKLIDILNIRLPADLDSRYKLAENIPAEERPVVFIGPYEHHSNELPWRETIADVVMIEEDADGRIDLVNLEVMLKKYEERPLKIGSFSAASNVTGIGSKTRDIAALLHRYGALSFWDFAAAAPYVRIEMNMEDEQDGGDLVYKDAVFISPHKFIGGPGTPGILIAKRHLFHNRVPSSPGGGTVTYVTEESHSYHNDPVHREEGGTPAIIESIRAGLVFQLKEAVGFDEIRRREEAFTKRAIERWGNNPNIEILGNPDAWRLSIVSFMVKFDKGYLHHNFVVALLNDLFGIQARGGCSCAGPYGHRLLGIDLMKAREYEAAVQMGCEALKPGWVRMNFNYFISEEVFEFLLDAVELIAEQGWKLLPDYRFEPENSLWRHRYKKLEASMNLTDVTYQCGKMQYRSRHATEPEWALKGYIDEAKRIIEAREVVDRDTPRKQYGFDSELDRLRWFPLPNEINAQLCREPAA, from the coding sequence ATGACAAATTCAACAGACCATCTTGTAGAAACAATCCGCAATTCTATCGTCGGTTCTGATGCAGCGATTGACGTACCCTATGGGTTACGACGAGTTACCTATGCCGATTATACTGCCAGCGGTCGATCGCTTTCTTTTATCGAAGATTTTATCCGCAACGAAGTGATGCCGCTCTATGCCAATACGCATACCGAAACGAGTGGTACAGGGCTTCAGACGACTCGGTTTCGAGAAGACGCTCGAGAGATGATTCACAAGGCAGTGGGTGGGGCCGAAGACGACCTCGTTATTTTTTGTGGATCGGGTGCAACAGCGGCGATCAACAAATTAATTGATATCCTTAATATCCGTCTGCCGGCCGATCTCGATAGCCGTTACAAGCTGGCTGAAAACATACCAGCGGAGGAGCGGCCCGTCGTTTTTATCGGCCCTTATGAACACCATAGTAACGAGTTACCCTGGCGAGAGACCATCGCTGATGTGGTTATGATTGAAGAAGACGCCGATGGTCGGATCGATTTGGTGAACCTGGAAGTGATGCTCAAGAAATATGAAGAGCGGCCCCTGAAGATAGGGAGTTTTTCAGCAGCCTCGAATGTTACGGGTATCGGCTCGAAAACACGTGATATTGCTGCTTTGTTGCATCGTTACGGGGCATTGTCTTTCTGGGACTTTGCCGCGGCTGCACCCTATGTTCGAATCGAAATGAATATGGAAGATGAGCAAGATGGAGGCGATCTTGTTTATAAAGATGCGGTTTTCATTTCACCTCATAAATTTATCGGCGGTCCTGGAACACCGGGGATCTTGATCGCAAAAAGACATCTATTCCACAACCGAGTTCCCAGTTCGCCTGGTGGTGGAACGGTGACTTATGTGACCGAGGAGTCACACTCATACCACAACGATCCGGTTCACCGAGAAGAGGGTGGTACACCTGCGATTATTGAAAGTATTCGAGCCGGTCTTGTTTTTCAGCTGAAAGAAGCTGTTGGGTTTGACGAAATTAGACGCCGGGAAGAAGCCTTTACAAAACGTGCAATAGAGCGTTGGGGAAATAACCCTAATATCGAGATACTTGGAAACCCTGATGCGTGGCGACTTTCCATTGTTTCGTTCATGGTAAAGTTCGACAAGGGTTATTTACACCACAACTTTGTAGTGGCTTTGCTTAACGACCTCTTTGGTATTCAGGCCCGGGGCGGATGCTCTTGTGCAGGTCCTTACGGCCATAGGCTTTTGGGTATCGATTTGATGAAAGCCAGAGAATATGAGGCGGCGGTCCAGATGGGGTGCGAAGCCTTGAAGCCTGGATGGGTACGGATGAATTTTAACTACTTCATCTCTGAAGAAGTGTTCGAATTCTTGCTGGACGCTGTTGAGTTGATTGCTGAACAAGGTTGGAAACTCTTGCCGGATTATCGGTTTGAGCCTGAAAATTCATTGTGGCGTCATCGTTACAAAAAATTGGAAGCGTCTATGAACCTCACAGACGTTACTTATCAATGCGGCAAGATGCAGTACCGCTCGCGTCATGCAACGGAGCCAGAGTGGGCACTTAAGGGTTATATCGACGAAGCCAAGCGGATCATTGAAGCCCGTGAAGTGGTTGACCGAGACACGCCTCGCAAGCAGTACGGCTTCGATTCGGAGTTGGACCGATTGCGGTGGTTCCCGCTGCCCAACGAGATCAACGCTCAATTGTGCCGGGAGCCCGCAGCGTAA
- a CDS encoding outer membrane lipoprotein-sorting protein, translated as MSRIILVGVASLFAFLVTTPAMAVAPDSTDAKAIMDGVFDRETGDRVSSKMVMKIKDKSGRERERALNVRSMNFPEGSKSLMRFSAPADVKNTGLLSVDYDDGAKNDDQWLYLPSLRKSTRIASTQKSGSFMGTDFSYADMTKADPKDYDYKILKQSAQVNGVDCWKIEARPKTEKAARETGYLKTNIWVDKSRLIVLQTKAWVKAGKRLKYLLFEDIKKIDDVWVIHTLRAQTRKGKSVESETVMTYSDLKLNDPSVAEKDFSQREMEK; from the coding sequence ATGAGTAGAATTATTTTAGTTGGTGTGGCGAGTCTCTTTGCTTTTTTGGTAACCACTCCGGCCATGGCAGTGGCGCCGGATTCTACCGATGCCAAAGCGATTATGGACGGTGTGTTTGACCGTGAAACAGGTGACCGTGTTTCCTCCAAGATGGTCATGAAGATTAAGGATAAGAGTGGGCGTGAACGTGAGCGAGCTCTGAATGTTCGGAGTATGAATTTTCCAGAAGGTTCGAAAAGTCTCATGCGTTTTTCCGCCCCAGCTGACGTTAAAAACACAGGGCTTCTCTCTGTTGACTATGATGACGGAGCGAAGAATGACGACCAGTGGCTGTATTTACCCAGCTTGAGAAAGTCGACGCGTATTGCATCCACGCAGAAGTCGGGCTCGTTTATGGGAACTGATTTTTCTTATGCGGATATGACGAAAGCAGATCCCAAGGATTATGATTACAAAATCCTTAAACAGTCGGCTCAGGTAAATGGCGTGGATTGCTGGAAAATCGAAGCACGTCCCAAAACAGAAAAAGCAGCGCGCGAGACCGGATACCTCAAGACAAATATTTGGGTGGACAAATCGCGACTGATTGTTTTGCAAACTAAAGCTTGGGTAAAAGCCGGTAAACGTTTGAAGTATTTACTATTCGAAGACATTAAGAAAATCGACGACGTTTGGGTAATCCATACTCTGAGAGCTCAAACTCGCAAGGGTAAATCTGTTGAGTCTGAAACCGTAATGACTTACTCGGACCTTAAACTCAATGATCCAAGCGTAGCTGAAAAAGACTTCTCTCAACGCGAGATGGAGAAGTGA